In one window of Blastopirellula marina DNA:
- a CDS encoding endonuclease/exonuclease/phosphatase family protein, with protein MRRTSALLLAVIAGAGAWFFFQNYRIEGIDNVVVVPRDATAAKPAATAADPMVAVPAMARKQDSIRVASFNIQVFGTAKMEKPDVMARLCEIIRQFDVVAIQEIRSTDQSLMPRFVEMINSTGRHYDFVIGPRLGRTDSKEQFAYIFDTASLQVDRQQVYTVEDPLDVLHREPLVAWFRVRGPDPSQAFTFTLVNVHVDPDEVQQEMDVMDDVFRAVRDDARGEDDVILLGDFNANESQFGQIATIPGITWAISGMKTNTRGSELYDNLFMQRSATSEYTGRNGVYDFLRQFNLTLAEGLEVSDHLPVWAEFSIYEGGSPRGPVAAVPANTK; from the coding sequence GTGAGAAGGACGAGTGCCTTGCTATTGGCTGTGATCGCTGGTGCCGGCGCTTGGTTCTTTTTCCAGAACTATCGCATCGAGGGGATCGACAACGTGGTGGTTGTCCCGCGCGATGCGACTGCGGCGAAGCCTGCCGCAACGGCTGCTGATCCGATGGTGGCCGTCCCGGCGATGGCGCGGAAGCAAGATTCGATTCGCGTTGCTTCGTTCAACATTCAGGTCTTCGGCACTGCCAAGATGGAAAAGCCGGACGTGATGGCGCGGCTTTGCGAGATCATTCGCCAGTTCGACGTCGTCGCCATTCAGGAAATCCGCTCGACCGATCAAAGCCTCATGCCGCGATTCGTCGAGATGATCAACTCGACCGGTCGGCACTACGACTTTGTCATCGGCCCGCGTCTGGGACGAACCGATAGCAAAGAGCAGTTCGCCTACATCTTTGATACGGCCAGCCTGCAGGTCGATCGGCAACAGGTTTACACCGTGGAAGATCCGCTCGATGTCTTGCACCGCGAACCACTGGTCGCGTGGTTTCGTGTACGAGGTCCTGATCCGAGCCAGGCATTCACCTTCACGCTGGTGAACGTGCATGTCGACCCCGACGAAGTGCAGCAAGAGATGGACGTGATGGACGATGTCTTTCGTGCGGTACGTGACGATGCTCGCGGCGAAGACGACGTGATCCTGCTGGGTGACTTCAACGCCAACGAATCGCAGTTCGGCCAGATCGCGACGATCCCTGGAATCACTTGGGCGATCAGCGGCATGAAGACCAATACGCGCGGCAGCGAGCTGTACGACAACCTCTTCATGCAGCGCAGCGCCACCAGCGAGTACACCGGCCGCAACGGCGTGTACGACTTCCTGCGGCAATTCAACCTGACGCTGGCCGAAGGACTGGAAGTGTCCGACCATCTACCGGTCTGGGCCGAGTTCAGCATCTACGAAGGGGGATCGCCTCGCGGACCTGTCGCGGCGGTGCCGGCGAATACGAAGTAG
- a CDS encoding HEAT repeat domain-containing protein, giving the protein MTEDPIADELRSLDRSDASRKTEVAAKTLKAALTHSSNRIVQRAAEMIADAELVSLTADLVKAYWRLKRNPLKKDPGCLGKTTIIKALVQLELADMEVFRDGITYRQLEPHWKGEIDTAAELRGVCAIGLVHFTPEIEVLNRCAVLLCDAWPDARLGAAQALGALGQIAAAPLLRLKLLTGDRQAEVHGECCSALLKSDREEGLAFVQQFLTSPDADQCVQTALALGETRQPGTFDILRSVWGRRSELSVRESLLLCIGLLRTTESQEFLLLLIDKRDIRTAADSVKALRLNGPIGDLRERTEAAVQATESDELLRVFRDEWLN; this is encoded by the coding sequence ATGACCGAAGACCCCATCGCAGACGAGCTCCGCAGCCTGGACCGTAGCGACGCCTCGCGCAAAACGGAAGTCGCCGCGAAGACGCTCAAGGCGGCCCTGACGCACTCCTCCAATCGCATCGTGCAGCGAGCCGCCGAAATGATCGCCGACGCGGAACTCGTTTCGCTGACTGCCGACCTCGTGAAAGCGTATTGGCGGCTTAAGCGGAACCCGCTGAAGAAAGACCCCGGCTGTCTCGGCAAAACGACAATCATAAAAGCGCTCGTGCAGCTGGAACTCGCTGACATGGAAGTCTTTCGCGACGGCATCACGTACCGACAGCTCGAACCCCACTGGAAAGGCGAGATCGACACAGCCGCCGAGTTGCGCGGCGTGTGCGCGATCGGCCTGGTTCACTTCACCCCTGAAATCGAAGTCCTCAATCGCTGCGCCGTGCTGCTGTGCGACGCCTGGCCCGATGCACGGCTCGGGGCGGCACAAGCACTGGGGGCACTCGGGCAGATCGCAGCGGCTCCCCTGCTTCGCTTGAAACTCCTGACCGGCGACCGCCAGGCCGAGGTCCACGGCGAATGCTGTTCGGCTTTGCTGAAATCGGATCGCGAAGAAGGGCTCGCGTTCGTGCAGCAGTTCCTCACTTCGCCTGATGCCGATCAGTGCGTGCAAACGGCCTTGGCCCTGGGTGAAACTCGCCAGCCAGGCACCTTCGACATTCTCCGCAGCGTGTGGGGCCGCCGCTCCGAACTCAGCGTCCGCGAAAGCTTGCTCCTGTGCATCGGTCTGCTGCGAACGACCGAGTCGCAAGAGTTCCTGTTGTTATTGATCGACAAGCGGGATATCCGCACCGCGGCTGATTCCGTGAAAGCATTGCGATTGAATGGCCCCATCGGCGATCTGCGCGAGCGAACCGAAGCCGCAGTCCAGGCAACCGAGAGTGATGAACTGCTACGCGTGTTTCGGGATGAGTGGTTGAACTAG